One Marasmius oreades isolate 03SP1 chromosome 2, whole genome shotgun sequence DNA segment encodes these proteins:
- a CDS encoding uncharacterized protein (BUSCO:EOG09260U6R), with protein MHFTKPAWVVHQDPAARADSTKRLSIFSIHVHPDGSRIATGGLDAKVRIWSTKPILNPASESSNKPPKSLCTLTMHTGPVLTVRWAHSGRWLASGSDDEIVMIWDLDPNARGKVWGSDEVNVEGWRPMKRLVGHESDVTDVAWAPEDRYLASVGLDSKVFIWCGFTLERLRKLDQHQGFVKGVCWDPVGEFLATQSDDRSVKIWRTGDWSLEAEVTKPFEDSPGSTFFRRLSWSPDGAHITASNATNNRGFVFIAAVITRGSWTSEISLVGHENTIEVASYNPHIFLRNPSAPVATSNICSVVALGADDRSVSVWQTKSARPLIVAKEVFERQIMDLSWSWDGMTLYAASSDGTIAVFDFEPDELEGLAPHSVQETYLSKFGFSPPPLPSNYSHTAASTGTTESQIEFENHIHNEPERVNTLVVKKKSAKDKKRSTVRMSMRDIPTSGAHGDNAKGGLDRIGVTSSSSRNANTFPVPDEQPYEPSGWGMKMDVDVDMGMGRGVLIDSIAEGSGNSRKRKAEEELVSGRYRTLGGDRPRDFGPVKEISCSDGMPIMGFGGGPMANLPIPATMTRVTAEVDGSEDVFEAINAEMDEDQTEVMLISGKQTKWLDYLPSPVLAARATSTFCAAAMQDGSVNVYSHTGRRLMPTLALGSPCSVIDGNKNCLLVITQSGQLYSWRVNKNTAFFPSISVLPLLSSPNYTITSAMVRPNGTPIVNCSNGSVFSYDPQLTTWVRLSEKWWSESDVWQGRQRTSTNGQHNKGVIAAIEGSVSAGPDEKIAVESRPEWWTTALTLGHLETRMHAARLLDSPADYKQALILYSKKIADEGFRSKAEELIKELFGPIYWRPGEDRDSWSPNVVGLAKRDLLKEVLTQFARSKTLTKLAMDWQDVLKKSTNED; from the exons ATGCATTTCACAAAGCCAGCTTGGGTGGTCCACCAAGACCCCGCTGCTCGAGCAGATTCTACAAAACGGCTCTCCATATTCTCTATCCACGTCCATCCGGATGGGTCAAGGATAGCGACAGGTGGACTCGATGCTAAAGTTCGAATATGGAGCACGAAACCGATACTGAACCCCGCCTCCGAAAGCTCGAACAAGCCTCCAAAGTCACTTTGCACGTTGACCATGCATACAGGTCCGGTTCTTACTGTACGGTGGGCTCATTCCGGAAGGTGGCTGGCGAGTGGGAGTGACGATGAGATTGTTATGATTTGGGATTTAGACCC GAACGCGAGGGGAAAGGTTTGGGGGTCGGATGAAGTGAATGTTGAAGGCTGGAGGCCTATGAAGCGCCTAGTTGGTCACGAAAGTG ACGTTACGGACGTTGCGTGGGCTCCAGAAGACAGGTACCTTGCATCTGTTGGTTTAGATTCGAAAGTATTCATCTGGTGCGGCTTCACACTAG AAAGACTGCGGAAGTTAGACCAACATCAAGGATTCGTTAAAGGCGTATGCTGGGATCCCGTTGGGGAGTTTCTTGCAACGCAATCGGACGACCGAAGCGTGAAAATTTGGCGCACAGGTGACTGGTCCCTCGAGGCCGAGGTCACCAAACCTTTCGAAGATTCCCCGGGCAGCACGTTCTTCCGTCGTCTGAG CTGGTCGCCAGATGGGGCGCATATTACCGCCTCCAACGCGACAAACAATCGGGGCTTTGTCTTTATCGCAGCCGTCATCACGCGTGGTTCTTGGACTTCGGAAATCAGTCTTGTGGGTCATGAGAATACGATAGAGGTCGCG TCGTATAACCCCCATATCTTCCTACGAAATCCTTCCGCTCCGGTAGCAACATCGAACATATGCTCTGTTGTTGCCTTAGGTGCAGATGATCGATCAGTTTCCGTATGGCAAACCAAGTCGGCAAGACCTCTCATTGTAGCGAAAGAAGTGTTTGAAAGACAAATTATGGATTTGAGCTG GTCATGGGACGGTATGACCCTATATGCCGCATCTTCCGATGGTACTATCGCGGTCTTCGATTTCGAACCTGACGAACTAGAAGGACTCGCCCCCCATTCCGTGCAAGAAACATATCTATCGAAGTTTGGATTTTCACCGCCCCCTCTACCTTCAAACTATTCACACACGGCGGCCTCTACTGGCACCACGGAGTCGCAGATAGAGTTTGAGAACCATATCCATAACGAACCTGAACGCGTCAATACACTTGTGGTCAAGAAGAAATCAGCAAAGGACAAGAAGCGCTCAACTGTGAGGATGAGCATGCGAGACATTCCTACGTCTGGGGCGCACGGTGATAACGCTAAGGGAGGGCTGGACAGAATCGGTGTCACTTCCAGTTCATCTAGAAATGCCAATACCTTTCCTGTTCCCGACGAGCAGCCGTATGAGCCTTCTGGTTggggaatgaaaatggatgtTGATGTTGATATGGGGATGGGGAGGGGGGTGCTTATCGATTCGATTGCAGAAGGGAGTGGCAATAGCCGGAAGAGGAAAGCCGAGGAGGAGCTGGTTAGTGGAAGGTATAGGACTCTCGGGGGGGATAGACCGCGAGATTTTGGACCTGTGAAAGAGATCTCTTGCTCTGACGGTATGCCAATCATGGGTTTCGGGGGTGGTCCTATGGCGAACCTACCGATACCAGCCACTATGACAAGGGTGACCGCGGAAGTAGACGGAAGTGAGGATGTGTTTGAAGCTATCAATGCAGAGATGGATGAGG ATCAGACGGAGGTAATGTTGATCAGTGGGAAACAAACCAAGTGGTTGGACTATCTGCCGTCGCCGGTTTTAGCTGCCAGGGCCACTTCGACATTTTGTGCCGCTGCGATGCAAGATGGTTCGGTTAACGTGTATTCTCACACGGGAAGGCG ATTGATGCCTACGCTCGCACTTGGTTCTCCTTGCTCCGTTATTGATGGAAATAAGAACTGTCTGTTGGTCATAACTCAATCCGGACAACTGTATTCATG GCGTGTCAACAAAAATACTGCATTCTTCCCCTCGATCTCCGTTCTTCCTCTCTTATCATCTCCCAATTACACAATTACCTCCGCGATGGTCCGCCCCAATGGGACCCCGATAGTTAACTGTTCAAACGGTTCCGTCTTTTCCTACGACCCCCAATTGACCACGTGGGTCAGATTGAGCGAGAAGTGGTGGTCAGAATCTGATGTCTGGCAGGGTCGTCAGCGGACGAGTACGAATGGCCAGCACAACAAGGGGGTTATAGCTGCTATTGAAGGCAGCGTCTCGGCAGGACCAGATGAGAAGATCGCAGTGGAATCGCGTCCGGAGTGGTGGACTACTGCATTAACGCTAGGTCATTTGGAGACCAGGATGCATGCCGCCAGGTTATTGGATAGTCCTGCAGACTACAAGCAAGCGTTAATACTCTACTCGAAGAAGATCGCGGACGAAGGGTTCAGGTCAAAAGCCGAAGAACTGATCAAGGAACTTTTTGGCCCGATATACTGGCGCCCAGGAGAGGATCGGGATAGTTGGTCTCCAAACGTTGTAGGCCTAGCGAAAAGGGACCTCTTGAAGGAAGTTCTGACGCAGTTTG CCCGGAGTAAAACTTTAACGAAGCTGGCAATGGATTGGCAAGATGTATTGAAGAAATCGACGAATGAGGACTAA